The Candidatus Hydrogenedentota bacterium genomic interval GATATTTTCGGCGAAGGGCAGGCGCGATCCGTCAATCATCACGGAATGATAGCCCATTTCGAGGGCCTCCTTCAGGACGGACCGATAATCCACGCGGCGATTGTCCTCGTCAATGACGGGCACGTGATCCAAGTGCAGCGCGACGTAATCCGGCCGGTTCCATTGTTGAAAGGCGTCGAAGACCGGCCGAAGCCCCTTTGCCTCGTACTTGTACCATTCGAGGCGAGCCGTCGCGATAAACGCGAAACTGTCGGTGTCCACGACGGCCCGGACGACAGGCTCGACCATCGGCAGGTAGGGCACGTTGAACGACGGCACGACGAGTGCTTGCCGTGCGGCACTGGATATGATTTCCCGGTTGCTTGGCATATAGGCGGATTCCTGTCTATCCTTCAAGCCCTGCTTTTTTTACGTGGGCCAACCCTTCATGTAGGTGTATCCAGCGATGGGCCCGGCCCGCGAGATGCTCATCGTGCGTGACGATGAGCAGGGTGATGCGATCCGTTTCGTTCAGTTTCCAGAGTAGTTCGGTGATGCCTTCGCCGGTGCGTTCATCGAGGTTGCCGGTCGGTTCGTCGGCCAGCACGACGCCGGGCTTGTTGAACAGCGCGCGCGCGATGGCGACCCGTTGCTGTTCGCCCCCGCTGAGCCGTCCGGGCTTGTGGGTCATGCGGTCGGCAAGCCCCACCTTCTCCAGTAGTTCTTCCGCGCGGGGCCGGCATGCCGAACGCCGCGCGCCCTGGCACAAGGCGGGCATCA includes:
- a CDS encoding ABC transporter ATP-binding protein, which produces MNKTLECRKLVKTYVDGARTLEILRGVDLSVYDGEIVAISGSSGAGKSTLLHLIGTLDRPTSGEILFRDQPLSRLSRGAINKIRNKEIGFVFQFYHLLPEFTAMENVMMPALCQGARRSACRPRAEELLEKVGLADRMTHKPGRLSGGEQQRVAIARALFNKPGVVLADEPTGNLDERTGEGITELLWKLNETDRITLLIVTHDEHLAGRAHRWIHLHEGLAHVKKAGLEG